From the Cyclopterus lumpus isolate fCycLum1 chromosome 25, fCycLum1.pri, whole genome shotgun sequence genome, the window tgcccagagacatatgcacagagacatttGCCCAGAGACAATACAGAAGTATGTTTgttaatgatcataataatataaatgtttaaacctgctttttgttttttttacccaggGAAATTGAggattggaggaatgcagaTGGAAAAGGATGCACATAgaagacatatgcacagagacatatgcacagagacatatgcccagagacatatgcccagagacatatgcacagagacatatgcccagagtcttatgcacagagacatttgcccagagacatatgcacagagacatatgcacagagacatatgcacagagacatatgcccagagacatatgcacagagacatacccAGAGACATATGCTGAGACATACCCAGAGACATGCCCAGAGACATaagcacagagacatatgcacagagacataccaGAGACATATGCAGAGACATGCCCAGAGACATTtgcccagagacatatgcagAGACATGctcagagacatatgcacagagacatacccagagacatatgcacagagacatacccagagacatatgcacagagacatacccAGAGACATATGCCTAGAGACATTTGCcaagagacatatgcacagagagaTATTTACAAAGACATTTGCCCAGAGACATGCACACGGAGACATgaacacagagacatatgcacagtgacatatgcccagagacatatgcacagagacatatgcacagagacatatgcacagagacatatgcccagagacatacccagagacatatgcccagagacatatgcagAGACATGCACAGAGagatatgcacagagacatatgcccagagacatacccagagacatatgcccagagacatatgcagAGACATGCACAGAGAGATATGCACAGAGACAAATGCCCAGAGAcgtatgcacagagacatatgcacagagacacataccCAGAGACAAATGCCCAGAGACATAtgcccagagacatatgcacagagacatttgcacagagacatatgcacagagacatatccagagacatatgcccagagacatatgcacagagacatttgcacagagacatatgcacagagacatacccagagacatatgcacagagacatatgcccaGTGACATATGCAGAGACATACCCAGAGACATAtgcccagagacatatgcacagagacatatgcacagagacatatgcccagtgacatatgcacagagacatacccAGAGATATAtgcccagagacatatgcacagagacatatgcacagagacatatgtccAGAGACATATGTCCAGTGACATGCCTAGGGACATTTGCCCGGAGACATTTGCACAGAGACAtttgcacagagacatatgcctAGAGACATTTGTCCAGAGACATGCGCACGAAGACATgaacacagagacatatgcacagagacatatgcacagaggcATAGTGAGCTATAACTATAAGCACATTTCAATTGTCAAAGATTTTAACCAACTCAAACCTcaaaatcaaatatttaaatatttcatcagCGCTGTCTGCTCTCTTCAGCTCAGAGGAAAGGGCCGAACTACCAACACTCATCGTCAGCTGTGGAGCAGCTGGTGAAATGATCATCATCTGTAAGACAACGTTAAATATCATTAAAGTACTGCAGAACCAAGCATCAATAGTTTTTGATAATCTTCTAATACTGTGCATGTATCATGGTGCGATCTTTGTTTCATAAAGCTTTCGTGAGTAAAATTGCTGCCGTGAACACGACTTCATTGATTAATTCATGGTTTATTCCATAGGGACAGATTCAGCATACTGTACACAGacaaactgaaaacagctgTCTGATCCGGGTATCACACCTCACTGGAGTCACCTCACCtggcaattcaattcaattcattttgtatagcccaaaatcccaaattagccccagagggctttacagtgtgtacacatacgacgTCCTCTGTCCCGAGACCTCACATCCGATCAGGGAAagctccccccaaaaaaactttaaggtggaggaaaagggaagaaaccttcagaagagcCACAGCAGAGGATCCCtgtatcaggatggacagaagtacaataggtgtgtacagaatgaacaacataacagagttacaacacatgcaATGCCTATGACATACATTATTCATAATGAAAAAGGTATAACTACCAACAATAGCAGCAAAAGTGTATATAGTACaatcatttataaatattataatcttttttgtttgttgtgtgtctcaAGGAGGGTGTTGGCCACTGCTTGTTGCTCTTTGTACCCTGAACCAGCAGAGACATCTCTTGTAGGTTTGGttgctgctttatttttttgggaaaGTAACTCATTTCAGTCAAGTGCCCATCCTCTAGCTAGGAGAAGCTCCATGAGTGTCACTgacttctctttgtttttctttaagaGGGACTAGGAACGTTTTCCAGATGCTTAAATAGAGCGCTCTGGGTTGAAGCTCCCTGGTTTATAGGTCTTAGAGAGGTTGTGAGCTTGGGTGCTGATGCAGCTGCTCTGAAAAACTGAATCCAGTATGTCCAAAAAAAATCTTTGTATAGTATGTAGCAAAAagtaaatgtacagtatttcGGCTCAAGGTCATATATAGTCATAGATAAGtcataatatagtatgtcaaaaGTAATGGTATAGTCATAGATTCTGTCTAATTGTAAAaaggtaaatggactgtacttaataaaataaatgaacatgtttatgtcagtgcacaaaaagaaaattaaacttATTAACATTATGAACTTATTTTTCAGCCTTGTCTTTAGGGCCGAGTCAGAATAAACGAATGCTGACAGACAACTCCCACAGGGCTGGGACGGTCCAACGGTGACCAATGTCGGTTCTTCACGGCTACTGAGAAAACATCCCGTCACATCTACatgtttgatgttttctttcactgGACTGAAAAAAGATGTTATTACAATTGTGAACGGTCTGTCTGAGCAGCATTGCTAACTAAGGGCACCTTTCAATCTGAAAAGATCATTCAAGTTTCACCTTTTCTTCTAAACTAAGTATCTGTTCACTGACCACTTTAAGAAGTCACATATAAACAAATGTACCGTTTTTATTGGGAAATGAGACGgtagacacacactgcatgttTCTGCTGGAAAAGTTAAACTCTCAATCACCCAAAAGAATAACATGCCACAAGAGTAACttactttgtttatttaatttaaatttgaaacacatacacacacatacatacatgtctAAGTGAGGAAGCTGGTATCAGGAAAGTCCACAGAGCAGTTCCTGATGGTCAGATCGCAGACAGCCGTGTCCTGAGTTGGCGGTTGAAATGAAGCCATTTTTACAGACGAGCGTCACTTCCAGAGGCGCAGCGAGAACACAAGTGTCTTCAAGTCAAACAGCGTGTCTGGTGTGGAGGATCCGCAGCTCATCAAGTGGGCCTTGAGCAGCTGAGGTCTATGCCGAGGTCTCTGTCGTCTCCTCGCTGTCAGCACTGACAGACTGCTGCTCCGCCAACATGTCTGTCAGCTTCAGCTCGAGCACTGGGTCCCTGGACCCTGCTGACACCTGCAGGACAAAAGCAGTACTGTGATGTATGAACACAATGTTCTCTGTATTCGGAGCTGGAGACAGGGCATCTAACCTGCAGATCTCAAGACGGTTGAACCGTCTCTATAGCTCCTGCTTTATTAAAATGGGAAGGCCTTCACAAACCGTGTATGTATTGACCCATAATCTAATAAACCTTGATTTCTAAGTGTTCATTTGAAAGTAAATTTGATATTTGTGTCAGAGAGACCTGCAGCTTTGTAACGAAGAAAATAAAACTTCTAAAACTTTCCACGAAATTTGTCTGAGTTTATAGAGGAAGATTTCATAGGAAGATCTTCATGATCAAGCACGACCTTTAATTATTGAAGACTACTATTATACTCCGTTGTATTTTCTGTAACTAAGCAaccaatctacttcctgtttacgcCAACACCCAGTATACGTGACTAGTGTGATATTCAGGAGtattatatattcatgtgatatttgttttcatgcctGCAAGTATGGATGGGAATCATTTCTAAAACGGGGTTGAAAcgcatttttgttttaaaaacccTGTTTTCAACATGAACGTATTAATGTAATTGTATCCTCAGACTCTTACAGGAAGTGGTCCTCTCCGCCTTAGCACGATGCCCTCTGTGAGTAAGGCCTTCCCCGTCTCCTCAAACAGAGCAGGCTCCTCCAGCACATTGTAGCTCCTCAACTCTGTGTACTTGTCTACAAACCTGCAGGAGCAAAGTCAAACATTTAGTAACACAGTTATGGAAATAATATATTCGATTTTACGATAACAAGTTGTGCATTCATGTCATCTCTTCATAAatcaaaattataattttttttaaccagaagGGGAAACATACCTCTGACACGTCGAAACAAATTTAGTCCTGGACAGATCTAAAGGCCGAGGACCAGTCCCATACTGCACATAGAACTTCCTGAAAAGCAGACGCATTCGGGTGAGTGGGGCCTGCGAAGACATCCTAGAGGGCTCAACAATAAGGATGCCACTTGCCATTTAATGAATGAACTATTACTATAAATCAATATATAGTGACAAAACTAGGGAAGTAAGAATAACAGGCTAGGAGGGAACCAGTGAACGCACTGCAGTGTATCCACAAACAgttcagaattattattatgttttaaacaCTAATTTAATTATTCAGGCTAACAGGTCGTGTGAGCTAATTCATGTTCTGATCAATTCAGCTGCTACGACACATGAAGCAGCTAACAAATCATCATTCAATCCACCACACCATAATGTAGAGAGCCGTGGTAAAGAGGTCATGTTCCCCTAAATGAAATACCATGGACAAATAACACATCATCTATATGCGAGACATGGACGCACATTTAGTCACTGCTGTGAGCACTCAACTTACGCTCTAACTTCATCCTCTCTGTAGAAGATCTCCGgcacagcttcctgtttcttgGTACAGGGTCTAGTATGTGGCTTCACATAGAGGGGGTCCCTCTTGGGTGGAAAAGCCTCATATACATCATACCAGATGGGTTTCTCCGACGGCTTTATGACCCCAGCACGCATCAGATCTCGAACCCTGTTCATCGTGTTATCACACAATTCATTCAAATTAACAGAaagagatatagatatagatatatctatatctatatagagagagagatatagagatagagatagagcaCACACAATTTACAGAACACATTGACTTGTATatcaatgtattatttattattcacacacacttgtgaTATTCAGGAGtattatatattcatgtgatatttgttttcatgcctGCAAGTATGGACGGGAATCATTTCTAAAACGGTGTTGAAACGcatttttgtttaaagaaatTATTTTACCAACATGAAGTATTCCCAATAGCCAACATGAAGTATTCCCAATAGCCAACACAAAGTATTCCCAATAGCCAACACAAAGTATTCCCAATAACCAACACAAAGTATTCCCAATAACCAACACAAAGTATTCCCAATAACCAACACAAAGTATTCCCAATAACCAACACAAAGTATTCCCAATAACCAATACGAAGTATTCCCAATAACCGACACAAAGTATTCCCAATAACCGACACAAAGTATTCCCAATAACCAACACAAAGTATTCCCAATAACCAACACAAAGTACTCCCAATAACCAACACAAAGTATTCCCAATAACCGACACGAAGTATTCCCAATAACCGACACGAAGTATTCCCAATAACCGACACGAAGTATTCCCAATAACCGACATGAAGTATTCCCAATAACCAACACGAAGTATTCCCAATAACCAACACGAAGTATTCCCAATAACCAACATGAAGTATTCCCAATAACCAACATGAAGTATTCCCAATAACCAACACGAAGTATTCCCAATAACCAACACGCGACGTCAATCCGTGCTAACCAAAATGTCTTAATGCGCCTGGTCGGGTGGCGTTCAACAGGCCAAGGAcgtggctaacgttagccactGTTAGCCGTCTTGCTAACACACGGTGCTCTCTTACCGGGTGAATACAGTCCCGAACCTCTCCAGCCTGCTGCCAGCCATTGCTCTCGTAACATCCGCAGCTCGTGAACGAGTCTAGTGCTTCCATATCCGCCACATCCGGTGGGAGCGCCTTCTTCTTCGTTGACTGATTTCCGGCAGACCAAATGCTCTGCAGCAGATTTCTGCCCCCTTCAGGTCGGAAATGTGTTGCAGTTCAGACTGTGTGTATTTCCAAAGACAACAtgtcttatttacattttgtgaaattatacatacaaaataataattaaattaaataagccTGTCGTGGCGGGAATATATTCCGTGGAACAAATGATGAATCATCGGAATTCTCCAAATTATTTTACCAGCAGATGGCGCCCTTTTCGATTAGAAGTATTTAATTAGAGTATGTTAGTCAACGCCTTACCTTGGAGTATGACTCAAGACTAGACTACCATAATTCTTCAAAGTTATATTGGCAATTTGCCTAGAAAATGATTATAGACTTTAGGTTGTGacagaatataatataattgatgAAGCTCAGTGAGAGTTCATGACCAATAGACACTCTCAAAGTTatattgatttgatttcttttgtaaatCAATGAAAAATCTGTATAGTACTgacaattattaaaataatcttaaATGTGGGTCATCAACCAGATTGGATGGGATATCTAGCTTTTAAGGCGCCCTATCTGTTTCACATTGCTGCTTAACTTCTGTGTGACAACATGAAGTCAAGTGATCAGGGCATCTCCGCtgatatattgttattataactGGCATCTACAGCCTTGTCTTCTACTGTCTGGTCCCTCTAGCTATCAACATGATAGATCTGTTCACTCTAACTAATGGTCTCTgctttaatctttaaaaaaagtgaagtGTTAGCCTCTACATATTGTGTGAGTAATATTGACTGTAAGCTAATTAGGTGTTATTGTAGAAAAAGATGAACACCAAAGATGTACTAATGATCATAAGCAGCAGGGTTTTACTCTGAGGGGATTTTCTGATTCATTTGTGTTGCTCTGTTTAATCTTCAGGTAAAAACAGGAGAACAagttgatttcttttttaaggaGAAACATCATTGTCTTAAACTCACAATGAGTGAGAATTTCTGGAATTCACTGgactttcacacacatacattaacatgtatgaGCTCATTACAACCTGCTTTTATGACAATATTTCATTGTGCAACCCTGTGTTGTAAAGTGACACACAAATTAACTTGGAAACTTCTTCAACATGTATGTTATTAATGATGTAAATCCTGACTGTctcattaaacatttaacatttaaggTCAATGCTTACAGAAAACCAGTGTATTTATCCTTCAAACTTAGCATATTTGCAATCccaaacttttacatttttcaaacttGCACCTTATATTAAACTGATGGAATAGTGCAGCCATGAAAACCTGGAGtctttaaatataaacacatatcaTATATCTTCAATGAAGTGCTGGAACAACATGCTACACAATATATATTCTACTGTATGATATTGTCAGTCAAATAAGGCCTTATTGTCAACCAATCTCACATGAATGTATCTAACAAGCATAGTGTGTGTCACATCCTGATATGTCGTCTTCCTCTGAACCACAGCGCTCCGTTAAAACACAGCAATGAGCAGCATCGAGCTGGCTGACATGTTTCTTCTTCACCATCAACAGTTCATCTGGactcaattcaatttagtttattttgtatagcccagcaggggccatggcaggaggccggcccaccagccatgaggcatcgcgaaagaggtcTTGCCCAGgatccaggaccagcttcagagacagccaggtccaatggaccctctgagacgtgaagtcacaacgactccggggaggaagcagagttaataaggtgcaatggagagatgtaaattcatccataaggagagagagaagaggagataggtgctcagtgtatcctaaaacatcccccagcagcctataagcctatagcagcatatcaaggggctggaccagggcaaacctgattcagccctaactataagcactattaaagaggaaagtcttaagtctattcttgaatgaggtgactgtgtctgcctcccggactgaaagtggaagctggttccataaaagaggagcttgataactgaaggctcttgctcccatcctactttgtaggactctaggaaccacaagtagccccgcatttagtgagcgcagctctctagtggggcaatatggtactacaagctccttaagatatgatggtgcatcaccaatcaaggctttgtaggtgaggagaagaattttaaatgtgattcttgattttacagggagccagtgcagagcagctaatacaggagtaatctgatctcttttcttagtttttgctGTCTTCAAAAGAAACCAATGGGATTGGAGCTCAGATGGACTGCAgcagaaaatggatggatggaataaagAAACATATAAAATAATGCCAGAATATCATCGAACAGGAAATACAATGAGTGAAATGTAAGGGATTTCACAGTAATATAACCAAAACCAACTATATGCACACAGTGCATGCAACAGCTTTTTCCTAAACTCAATCATCATACATTAGAGGGCAATCCAAAAAAGAATGAGCACATTAGCATTATTTGTGTCAGCTTAACCGACTACACATGTCCCGCTTGacaacaatgaaataaatactCTCAGTGTCTGAAAACATAATTTCCTTCGTTACTTTGATTTCATAACTCTTGTCATTGAAAAGCATCACAGGCTTTGCTGTGATGAAAATAGGAGACAGTGAACTTTAAACCCTCCTAATCAGCTGACTACAGATACAACTGCTGTATGGAGACCCAGCTCAACAGGACCTGAAACAAGACATCACACAGTTCTGCTCAAGGAAATAACGGATATCTATATATTACAAAGAACATGTAATATATTCTGTTCCTTAACCTGAATCCTTTTCCTGAAGAGAAAACCAAGAACATGGACAGGTTTTGTTGAGTGATCTGAGAAACCCTGAAAGGTCAGACTGTAGTTTTCCAGCAGGCAGCTATTCCGGTTCCACAACAGGGAGCGCTTCAGAGCTGCAAGGCAGGCAGGCCGGTAGGCCAGGTTGAGTTCAGGAATGTCAGCGCGTAACAGGGCGGTGTGGTgtagagagagggatggaggtaGGCAGCCTATCAGAGGAGGGGCAAAgagcaggaaagagagagagtcatgAATGCAATAATTACAGCTTAGGCAGAACTAAGTGACGCACTCTGCTGGTTCCAAAGGCTGCCTGGGAAACGAACAACACTGACAGGAGGGAGAGACGGCCCAGGAACCACTTCTCCGTTCTTGGATTTGGTGTcaggatttatttttcaccAGAACCTTTCATTTCGAGTCATGGATTTACTCCTGGATTCTGGCTAATTATGACTAATTTCTCAATCAGTCAATTATAAGCTTCCAAAGGGAATCATTTATCATGTCTGTGACTGCCCTGTTCAGGAGCAAGTGGGGGCACAAGTCACCGGAAGCCCCAGAGAAGCATCCACCAGCTGTGGTTAAACCCAGCCATGGGGgcgacgatgatgaagatgccACCAGAGTGCCTATCCGCAGGAACTCCCGCTTCTATCGGtcaatgaggaagaagaggccgGGCTCATCGGAGCAGCCTGAAAGTAAGAAATCATTAGGCCTCCTCTGTGCCTGccttttaacattgtttttgtacTGAACTTCACATTTGGGGAATTTATCCCACGAGTTAatgaacatttaatttgacCTTTTTGGTCCTTAAACATGTAATTCACCGAATTCAAACTGGTTTGCACTTATTCAACTGAATGCACATTGGACATGAACATTCATTGGAGAGCATCACACTGCAGCAGCATGGCCGAGCAAGTGGAATCACTGTATGTTGTTGTTCTGCATTGTTGCCCTACTGGCAGTTGGCATTGatgcagttgttttttaaagtggaaCAAAGGCTTGATACTCCCATCATATACACAAGTACAACCTGAGAAACTAGTTTTGTTTGAGCAGCACATTGATCTCACTAAATATTCCACAGGTCAACCTCTGACCTTGTGATTTCAAGCAAAGAACAGCTTGACGTTGGTATATTGAAATGAAGTAACCAACATCTCCCTGATGTGCTGTTGGTCTTAGAGTCTGCTTTGTTCTCAACAGTCTGTCTGAGCCACCATCCCAGAAACTAAATGACGGGATAAAgaatgtattgttgttgtgttttatgctCTGCTTTAGTCATTCTTCTCTATGGGAATGCACCATATTCATACAGTAGAGCCACACTAAACGCAACAATAAAGCATTTGAGCTTAGACTTTGCCCGGTATCTCAGATAGGCCTCAAAGGGAGGGATTAAAGTGATTACTTCGTACATAACTAGACAGCTTCAGCCTTACAAATAAAGGAAGTTATAAAACAGTCAGGCCTGTTGAAAAATGTCACACAGTCCAGTCACCTGATCATCCTGTGAcctgaaataaaaaggaaaatgtgcCTTTTCAGAAGCAGTTTATGAAAATCCAGAGTGTTGATTAAAATGATTTGATCTTAACAGCAGCTCATATGCACAGACACTGATAACTTTGTGTTTAATCAGGGATATAATCAGATGGTATTTGATTGCATGTCTGATAAAGGTATACCAGATCACAGCACAATGTGGCGaccacaaataaatatttaactactTTCTCACTGTATTCATAATCAGTGAAGAGAACCAGTGGCTGCATTTATAAAACCTATTTTCAAAATGAGTGCAGGTGGTAAAATGTTGGGGCAGTTCTCAGCGCAATTACgtttttttcttaaaattaaaaaatgtaaaaaaacaatcttcTTCCAAAAAGCTGTTACATCTACTCACAACCAGGAAACTTCAGCTCAACTTATAAGGGCAGGCCAAAGATGTCTTATCTAATTAATCttattatgtatgtgtgtatctaccaTGCAGGAAACAAGACATTGCGCCAATATTTGTTTTCAGAGCCAAATACGAGAGACTTTGTGCAATTAAGAGGTTTCCTGTATTTACAATTTACAAGGTTGTTTTATATCCGAGTGGTCCAGGAGTCACAGAGATGGTCTGCTTTTCTCTGGTCGTGAAGAATAATAATGCCTCAATATGAAGGAATTTGAAGTCATTTTAATCTGAACCCCAAGCAGTTTGTTTGGCTCCTGTCacatttgtgtctctgtggcctttattttcattataatataaaagtcctgctcctctATGGAAGTAGAAGAAGTAGAGATAACTCAAACTGGTCTGGAGTGCAGAATAACACAATGCCATACATCACAATAAAGAAAGAATTGCAAGTTGAATATCTttgataatttattttacaaaaaattcGAAAAAatcgaaggtcagggcaggcagggggtcaaaggtcagggcaggcagggaATCGAAGCTCAGGGCAGGCAgggggtcgaaggtcagggcaggcagggggtcaaaggtcagggcaggcagggaatcgaaggtcagggcaggcagagaatcgaaggtcagggcaggcagggagtcaaaggtcagggcaggcagaGAATCAAAGGTCAGGGTAGGCAgagggtcgaaggtcagggcaggcagaCAGGGTCAGATCAGGAATATAGACTGAAGTAATGCTGGAGCACtcggcacaaaaaaaacaagacaatctggcagaggacaagtgcaagtgagggaacctatgTGAGTGACTAATGAAgggatgggctgcaggtgaggcgggcgtgagaaccaggtgacgGGAATGAAGGACGATCAGGTGTGAATTGTCTGGAATGACAGCAGAGTTAATTAAACCagcaaacagaatgaaaaccaCTAATACAACACGGGAATTCGTGTCAATAATTATGAACTCTTTACATCTTTACAACCTCAACCTCAACATAcaatcgtatgtgtacagattgtaaagccctctgaggcaaatttgtaatttgtgatattgggctatacaaaataaactgaattgaattgaattgaattgaattgaattgaattgaatctctcctctctgctctgcgtTCTGAGATTTCAAATGAGACGTGTTTTTGATGGAATATCAATATTGTAAGCTTAGTTTCGGTTGCTTTTACTGATGGAAGCGTTCAGTACATATAATATGTTTAAGAATCTCATGACAGTTTTTACAACTTCTGGCTCTGATAAGGGGTGTAGTTTTGgcaaatgtttaaagaaaaatgctTATCCATCATTTTTGAcaacataaaaag encodes:
- the mrps23 gene encoding 28S ribosomal protein S23, mitochondrial, giving the protein MAGSRLERFGTVFTRVRDLMRAGVIKPSEKPIWYDVYEAFPPKRDPLYVKPHTRPCTKKQEAVPEIFYREDEVRAKFYVQYGTGPRPLDLSRTKFVSTCQRFVDKYTELRSYNVLEEPALFEETGKALLTEGIVLRRRGPLPVSAGSRDPVLELKLTDMLAEQQSVSADSEETTETSA